One Phocaeicola dorei genomic region harbors:
- the serC gene encoding 3-phosphoserine/phosphohydroxythreonine transaminase → MKKHNFNAGPSILPREVIEKTAQAVLDFNGSGLSIMEISHRAKDFQPVVDEAVALFKELLNIPEGYSVLFLGGGASLEFCMIPFNFLEKKAAYLNTGVWAKKAMKEAKAFGEVVEVASSAEATYTYIPKDYTVPADADYFHVTTNNTIYGTELHEDLDSPVPMIADMSSDIFSRPIDVSRYICIYGGAQKNLAPAGVTFVIVKNDAVGKVSRYIPTMLNYQTHIDGGSMFNTPPVLPIYAALQTLRWIKANGGVAEMQKRAKEKADMLYAEIDRNKMFRGTVTDKADRSYMNICFVMNDEYKELEADFMKFATERGMVGIKGHRSVGGFRASCYNAMPKESVQALIDCMQEFEKLH, encoded by the coding sequence ATGAAAAAGCATAATTTCAATGCGGGACCATCTATCTTGCCTCGCGAGGTAATTGAGAAAACAGCACAAGCCGTTCTTGATTTTAATGGTTCTGGTCTTTCCATCATGGAAATCAGTCACCGTGCTAAAGATTTTCAGCCTGTAGTAGACGAAGCTGTTGCTTTGTTTAAGGAACTGTTGAACATCCCGGAAGGGTACTCGGTACTATTCTTGGGAGGTGGAGCCAGCTTGGAATTCTGTATGATACCTTTCAATTTCCTCGAAAAAAAAGCTGCTTACCTGAATACAGGCGTATGGGCTAAGAAAGCGATGAAAGAAGCCAAGGCTTTCGGTGAGGTAGTAGAAGTAGCATCTTCCGCTGAAGCGACCTATACCTATATTCCCAAAGATTATACGGTTCCCGCTGATGCAGATTATTTCCACGTCACAACTAATAACACAATCTATGGAACAGAACTTCATGAAGACCTGGATTCTCCGGTTCCTATGATTGCTGATATGTCATCTGATATTTTCTCTCGTCCTATTGACGTTTCTAGATATATTTGTATCTATGGCGGTGCGCAGAAGAATTTGGCTCCAGCCGGTGTTACTTTCGTTATTGTAAAGAACGATGCTGTGGGCAAGGTATCACGCTATATCCCTACTATGCTGAATTATCAGACTCACATTGACGGCGGCTCTATGTTCAACACACCTCCTGTACTTCCTATTTATGCCGCTTTGCAGACTTTACGCTGGATAAAAGCTAACGGTGGTGTAGCAGAAATGCAGAAACGTGCTAAAGAGAAAGCAGACATGTTGTATGCTGAAATAGACCGTAACAAAATGTTCCGTGGCACAGTAACGGATAAAGCCGACCGTTCTTATATGAACATTTGCTTTGTGATGAATGACGAATACAAAGAGCTGGAAGCCGATTTCATGAAATTTGCCACAGAAAGAGGTATGGTGGGTATTAAGGGACACCGTTCTGTAGGTGGTTTCCGTGCATCTTGCTACAACGCCATGCCGAAGGAAAGCGTTCAGGCTTTGATTGACTGCATGCAGGAATTTGAGAAACTTCATTAA
- a CDS encoding NAD(P)-dependent oxidoreductase, protein MKVLVATDKPFAKVAVDGIRKEIEAAGYELVLLEKYGEKAKLLEAVKDVNAIIIRSDIIDAEVLDAAKELKIVVRAGAGYDNVDLAAATAHNVCVMNTPGQNSNAVAELAFGMMVMAVRNFYNGTSGTELMGKKLGIHAYGNVGRNVARIAKGFGMDIYAFDAFCPKEVIEKDGVKAVSSAEELYAACNVVSLHIPATAETKNSINYELVNKMPKGGVLVNTARKEVINEAELIKLMEERTDLKYVTDIMPVAHAEFSEKFAGRYFSTPKKMGAQTAEANINAGIAAARQIVGFLKDGCEKFRVNK, encoded by the coding sequence ATGAAAGTATTAGTAGCAACAGACAAGCCGTTTGCAAAAGTTGCAGTAGACGGTATCCGTAAAGAAATAGAAGCAGCAGGTTATGAACTTGTATTGCTGGAAAAATATGGTGAAAAAGCCAAATTACTGGAAGCTGTAAAGGACGTTAACGCCATCATTATCCGAAGTGATATTATTGATGCCGAAGTATTGGATGCGGCAAAAGAACTGAAAATCGTAGTACGTGCAGGAGCAGGTTATGATAACGTGGATTTGGCGGCTGCTACGGCACACAATGTATGTGTTATGAATACTCCGGGACAGAATTCCAATGCAGTAGCCGAACTGGCTTTTGGCATGATGGTGATGGCTGTCCGCAATTTCTATAACGGGACTTCGGGTACTGAACTGATGGGCAAGAAGTTAGGTATCCATGCATACGGTAATGTAGGTCGCAATGTGGCTCGTATTGCTAAAGGTTTTGGCATGGATATTTATGCTTTTGACGCTTTCTGCCCGAAAGAAGTAATTGAAAAAGATGGTGTGAAAGCTGTTTCTTCTGCTGAGGAACTGTATGCTGCTTGTAATGTAGTGTCCCTGCATATTCCTGCTACGGCTGAAACTAAAAATTCCATCAACTATGAATTGGTTAACAAGATGCCTAAAGGAGGAGTATTGGTAAATACTGCCCGTAAGGAAGTGATCAATGAAGCGGAATTAATCAAACTGATGGAAGAACGAACCGACTTAAAGTATGTTACTGATATCATGCCGGTTGCCCATGCTGAGTTCTCAGAAAAATTTGCCGGCCGCTATTTCTCTACACCGAAAAAGATGGGAGCCCAGACGGCTGAAGCAAATATCAACGCAGGTATTGCTGCTGCCAGACAAATTGTAGGCTTCCTGAAAGATGGTTGTGAAAAGTTCAGAGTAAATAAGTAA